In Microcoleus sp. FACHB-672, one DNA window encodes the following:
- a CDS encoding YdcF family protein, whose product MCWIGYRQLQNNFSTPQALLVLGGAKEREIFAAELANEHPEMDIWVSSGSNPEYAEWVFSEAGIDLSRLHLDDRAIDTVTNFTTLVDEFQARGIKSVYLITSDDHMRRATVIGEIIFGSRGIAFKPMPVPSGRPPEPIEKTLRDGARAVLWVATGRTGSTFSKVLPPSQSVNRNR is encoded by the coding sequence GTGTGTTGGATTGGCTACCGGCAGTTGCAAAATAACTTCAGTACACCCCAAGCATTATTAGTATTGGGTGGCGCGAAAGAGCGAGAAATTTTTGCGGCAGAATTGGCAAACGAGCATCCTGAAATGGATATTTGGGTTTCTAGCGGGAGCAACCCAGAGTATGCAGAATGGGTGTTTTCAGAAGCAGGAATCGATCTGAGCCGGCTGCATTTAGATGATCGCGCGATAGACACCGTCACCAACTTCACCACCCTGGTTGATGAATTTCAAGCCAGAGGCATTAAAAGTGTTTATTTAATTACCTCCGATGACCACATGAGGCGAGCTACGGTCATTGGAGAAATTATATTCGGAAGTCGGGGAATCGCCTTCAAACCGATGCCGGTGCCTTCTGGACGACCGCCAGAACCGATTGAAAAAACACTCCGAGATGGAGCCAGAGCGGTTCTGTGGGTGGCAACAGGCCGTACAGGTTCAACATTCAGCAAGGTTTTACCGCCTTCCCAATCCGTCAACAGAAACCGTTGA